One Silene latifolia isolate original U9 population chromosome 4, ASM4854445v1, whole genome shotgun sequence DNA segment encodes these proteins:
- the LOC141653612 gene encoding protein DETOXIFICATION 56, protein MTNTPFPKHIEGTPPALQSCRTSILRKIGMELWKQQGMAVPLIAMNLTWFAKLSITTMFLGKLGELQLAGGALGFTFANVTGFSVLAGLAGAMEPICGQAYGAKNYKLLHKTLVMATILLLLVTLPISFLWLNVDKILGHFGQQRDMAAMAKRYLFYLLPDLIITSFLCPLKAYLSAQGITIPILFSSTIAVAFHVPINMILSKSMGVAGVAMAVWLSDLIMTLVLLISVLIIEIKENVKWRQGGWWDQSVKDWSILLKLCGPCCLTTCLEWWCYEILVLLTGRLPNAREAVSVMVIVLNFDYLLFSVMVSLSVSASTRVSNELGANRARAASWSAYVSLGTAAIAGCLGAVIMVASRGWWGPMFSHNKGVIRGVKKMMVLMALLELANFPLTVCGGIVRGTARPWLSSYASLGGFYLLALPVGIVLGFKARLGLEGLLMGFMAGVTLCLFILLVFVVRTNWVEEAAKAQILASDGCVVKEDGQHLTSERKENVMI, encoded by the coding sequence ATGACTAACACACCATTTCCTAAGCATATAGAGGGTACTCCGCCTGCTCTACAATCATGTCGAACAAGCATCCTACGAAAGATTGGTATGGAACTATGGAAGCAACAAGGGATGGCGGTCCCTCTTATTGCGATGAATCTAACTTGGTTTGCGAAACTGTCAATCACAACCATGTTCTTAGGCAAGCTTGGAGAGCTCCAATTAGCCGGGGGTGCACTCGGGTTCACGTTTGCCAATGTGACCGGGTTTTCGGTCTTGGCGGGATTGGCTGGAGCTATGGAGCCAATATGTGGTCAAGCGTATGGAGCTAAGAACTATAAGCTCCTACACAAGACTCTTGTTATGGCAACAATATTGTTACTTTTAGTTACCCTGCCCATCTCTTTCTTATGGTTGAATGTTGATAAAATTCTTGGTCATTTCGGACAGCAAAGAGATATGGCTGCCATGGCAAAGAGATATCTTTTCTATCTTCTTCCTGATTTGATAATTACCTCTTTCCTTTGCCCTCTAAAAGCATACTTAAGTGCTCAAGGTATAACAATTCCCATCTTGTTTAGCTCTACCATCGCGGTAGCCTTCCATGTACCCATCAACATGATACTTTCAAAATCAATGGGTGTCGCTGGAGTGGCCATGGCGGTTTGGTTAAGTGATCTAATTATGACATTAGTACTTCTGATTAGTGTTTTAATTATTGAGATTAAGGAAAATGTAAAGTGGAGGCAAGGAGGATGGTGGGATCAGAGCGTCAAAGACTGGTCAATATTGCTTAAGTTATGCGGGCCATGCTGCCTGACCACCTGCCTTGAATGGTGGTGCTATGAGATCTTAGTTTTGCTCACTGGGAGGCTACCTAATGCTAGGGAAGCTGTTAGTGTAATGGTCATTGTGCTAAACTTTGATTACTTGTTATTTTCGGTTATGGTCTCCCTGTCAGTGTCCGCGTCAACTCGAGTGTCCAATGAGTTAGGAGCAAACCGTGCAAGGGCTGCCTCATGGTCAGCCTATGTGTCTCTAGGAACGGCAGCCATTGCAGGGTGTCTGGGGGCTGTGATTATGGTGGCTTCTCGAGGATGGTGGGGTCCTATGTTCAGTCATAACAAAGGGGTTATAAGAGGGGTTAAGAAAATGATGGTTCTAATGGCCTTGCTTGAATTGGCTAACTTTCCACTAACGGTTTGTGGAGGAATCGTCCGAGGAACAGCAAGGCCTTGGCTCAGTAGCTATGCTAGTCTTGGTGGGTTCTACCTACTGGCATTACCTGTTGGGATTGTACTTGGTTTTAAAGCAAGGCTTGGACTAGAAGGGTTGCTAATGGGTTTCATGGCTGGGGTAACCCTCTGCCTATTTATTCTCTTGGTGTTTGTAGTGAGAACTAATTGGGTGGAAGAAGCTGCAAAGGCTCAAATACTCGCCTCGGATGGATGTGTGGTGAAAGAAGATGGACAACATCTAACCTCAGAAAGAAAGGAGAATGTAATGATTTAA